One Kitasatospora sp. NBC_01287 DNA window includes the following coding sequences:
- the uvrC gene encoding excinuclease ABC subunit UvrC: protein MADPSTYRPAAGAIPLSPGVYRFRDEHGRVIYVGKAKSLRPRLSSYFQDLANLHPRTATMVTTAASVEWTVVGTEVEALQLEYAWIKEFDPRFNVKYRDDKSYPELAVTLNEQYPRVQVMRGAHKKGVRYFGPYGHAWAIRETVDLLLRVFPVRTCSTGVFKRAQQVGRPCLLGYIGKCAAPCVGKIDEADHRALAEEFCDFMAGRTGNYLRRLEEQMREAAADLEYEKAGRLRDDIEALKRAMEKNAVVLADGTDADLLALAEDELEAAVQIFHVRGGRVRGQRGWVTDKVEDVDTAALVEHALQQLYGGDELRREAVPREVLVPALPEPAGPVQEWLTGLRGSQVDLRVPQRGDKKDLMATVERNAQQALALHKTKRASDLTTRSRALQEIADALELDSVPLRIECFDISHLQGEDVVASMVVFEDGLARKSEYRRFQIKGFEGQDDVRSMHEVVGRRFRRYLREREQTGEWAVPEEDAPDDEPTGPTTEDGRPRRFAYPPQLLVVDGGQPQVAAAQRALTELGIDDVALCGLAKRLEEVWLPGEDDPVVLPRSSEGLYLLQRIRDEAHRFAIAYQRGKRAKRLTTGGLDSVPGLGETRRTALLKHFGSVKKLRAATVEEICAVPGIGRRTAETVVATLSSRPPAAFAVNTATGEIIEDDAQQNVASTESGEPK from the coding sequence ATGGCTGACCCGTCCACCTACCGCCCGGCGGCGGGAGCGATCCCGCTGTCTCCCGGGGTCTACCGGTTCCGTGACGAGCACGGCCGGGTGATCTACGTCGGCAAGGCCAAGAGCCTGCGCCCGCGCCTGTCCTCCTACTTCCAGGACCTGGCGAACCTGCACCCGCGCACCGCCACCATGGTCACCACCGCCGCCTCGGTGGAGTGGACGGTGGTCGGCACCGAGGTCGAGGCGCTGCAGCTGGAGTACGCCTGGATCAAGGAGTTCGACCCCCGCTTCAACGTCAAGTACCGCGACGACAAGAGCTACCCCGAGCTCGCGGTCACGCTGAACGAGCAGTACCCCCGCGTGCAGGTGATGCGGGGGGCGCACAAGAAGGGCGTGCGCTACTTCGGCCCCTACGGGCACGCCTGGGCGATCCGCGAGACGGTCGACCTGCTGCTGCGCGTCTTCCCGGTGCGCACCTGCTCCACCGGTGTCTTCAAGCGCGCCCAGCAGGTCGGCCGCCCCTGCCTGCTCGGCTACATCGGCAAGTGCGCCGCACCCTGTGTCGGCAAGATCGACGAGGCCGACCACCGGGCGCTGGCCGAGGAGTTCTGCGACTTCATGGCCGGGCGGACCGGCAACTACCTGCGCCGTCTGGAGGAGCAGATGCGCGAGGCGGCCGCCGACCTGGAGTACGAGAAGGCCGGCCGGCTGCGCGACGACATCGAGGCGCTCAAGCGCGCGATGGAGAAGAACGCCGTGGTGCTCGCCGACGGCACCGACGCTGACCTGCTGGCCCTGGCCGAGGACGAGTTGGAGGCCGCGGTGCAGATCTTCCACGTCCGCGGCGGCCGGGTGCGCGGCCAGCGCGGCTGGGTCACCGACAAGGTCGAGGACGTGGACACCGCCGCGCTGGTCGAGCACGCGCTGCAGCAGCTCTACGGCGGCGACGAGCTGCGGCGCGAGGCGGTCCCGCGCGAGGTGCTGGTGCCCGCGCTGCCCGAGCCGGCGGGCCCGGTCCAGGAGTGGCTCACCGGCCTGCGCGGCAGCCAGGTCGACCTGCGGGTGCCGCAGCGCGGTGACAAGAAGGACCTGATGGCCACCGTCGAGCGCAACGCCCAGCAGGCGCTCGCGCTGCACAAGACCAAGCGCGCCTCCGACCTGACCACCCGCAGCCGCGCCCTGCAGGAGATCGCCGACGCGCTGGAGCTGGACTCGGTCCCGCTGAGGATCGAGTGCTTCGACATCTCGCACCTGCAGGGCGAGGACGTGGTCGCCTCGATGGTGGTCTTCGAGGACGGTCTGGCCCGCAAGAGCGAGTACCGCCGCTTCCAGATCAAGGGCTTCGAGGGGCAGGACGACGTCCGCTCGATGCACGAGGTGGTCGGCCGCCGGTTCCGCCGCTACCTGCGCGAGCGTGAGCAGACGGGGGAGTGGGCGGTCCCCGAGGAGGACGCCCCCGACGACGAGCCGACCGGGCCGACCACCGAGGACGGGCGGCCCCGGCGCTTCGCCTACCCCCCGCAACTGCTGGTGGTCGACGGCGGGCAGCCGCAGGTGGCCGCGGCCCAGCGGGCGTTGACCGAGCTCGGCATCGACGACGTCGCGCTCTGCGGCCTGGCCAAGCGGTTGGAGGAGGTCTGGCTGCCGGGCGAGGACGACCCGGTGGTGCTGCCGCGCAGCAGCGAGGGCCTCTACCTGCTGCAGCGGATCCGCGACGAGGCGCACCGCTTCGCCATCGCCTACCAGCGCGGCAAGCGCGCCAAGCGGTTGACCACCGGCGGCCTGGACTCGGTCCCTGGACTGGGTGAAACACGCCGGACCGCGCTGCTCAAGCATTTCGGCTCGGTGAAGAAGCTTCGTGCCGCAACCGTCGAGGAGATCTGCGCCGTTCCGGGCATCGGACGCCGGACCGCCGAAACTGTTGTCGCGACGTTGTCCTCCCGGCCACCCGCGGCATTCGCGGTGAACACGGCCACAGGCGAGATCATTGAGGACGACGCGCAACAGAACGTTGCCAGCACCGAGAGCGGGGAACCGAAGTGA
- the yvcK gene encoding uridine diphosphate-N-acetylglucosamine-binding protein YvcK has product MKGSSTGAGRQVGAPRITALGGGQGLSASLSALRRLTSDLTAVVTVADDGGSSGRLRAELDVLPPGDLRKALAALCGDDDWGHTWSEVLQHRFSGTGELGGHAVGNLLIVALWEKLGDPVAALEWVGRLLNVQGRVLPMSAVPLDIEAQVRGHDPAHPAQVTAVRGQASVAATPGTVQSVRLLPEEPPAVPEAVTAVQEADWVVLGPGSWFTSVLPHLLVPDLAKALIGTKARRLLTLNLAPQPGETEGFTPQRHLEVIADHAPDLGVDAILVDERAVTGGAFGQADLAGLEKAAGRMGAALVLDKVASADGTPRHDPELLAAAYDRIFRTHGRIGPWR; this is encoded by the coding sequence GTGAAGGGTTCCTCGACCGGCGCCGGCCGACAGGTCGGCGCCCCGCGGATCACCGCGCTGGGCGGCGGGCAGGGCCTGTCCGCCTCGCTCTCCGCGCTGCGCCGCCTCACCTCGGACCTCACCGCCGTGGTCACGGTGGCCGACGACGGCGGCTCCAGCGGCCGGCTGCGCGCCGAGCTCGACGTCCTGCCGCCCGGCGACCTGCGCAAGGCGCTGGCCGCGCTCTGCGGCGACGACGACTGGGGCCACACCTGGTCCGAGGTGCTGCAGCACCGCTTCTCCGGCACCGGCGAGCTGGGCGGCCACGCGGTCGGCAACCTGCTGATCGTGGCGCTCTGGGAGAAGCTCGGCGATCCGGTGGCCGCGCTGGAGTGGGTGGGCCGGCTGCTCAACGTGCAGGGCCGGGTGCTGCCGATGTCGGCCGTCCCGCTGGACATCGAGGCCCAGGTGCGCGGCCACGACCCGGCCCACCCGGCCCAGGTCACCGCGGTCCGCGGGCAGGCCAGCGTGGCGGCCACCCCGGGCACCGTGCAGTCGGTCCGGCTGCTGCCCGAGGAGCCCCCCGCGGTGCCCGAGGCGGTGACCGCGGTGCAGGAGGCCGACTGGGTGGTGCTCGGCCCCGGGTCCTGGTTCACCAGCGTGCTTCCGCACCTGCTGGTGCCCGACCTGGCCAAGGCGCTGATCGGCACCAAGGCGCGCCGCCTGCTCACCCTGAACCTGGCGCCGCAGCCCGGCGAGACCGAGGGCTTCACCCCGCAGCGCCACCTGGAGGTGATCGCCGACCACGCCCCTGACCTGGGGGTGGATGCGATCCTGGTGGACGAGCGCGCGGTGACCGGCGGTGCGTTCGGGCAGGCCGACCTGGCCGGTCTGGAGAAGGCGGCCGGTCGGATGGGCGCGGCGCTGGTGCTGGACAAGGTCGCCTCGGCCGACGGCACGCCGCGACACGACCCGGAGCTTCTGGCCGCCGCGTACGACCGGATTTTCCGGACACATGGAAGGATCGGCCCATGGCGATGA
- the rapZ gene encoding RNase adapter RapZ — protein MTVSDEGGAARPQAAGETVPELVIISGMSGAGRSTAAKCLEDLGWFVVDNLPPALIPTMVDLGARSQGAVARIGAVVDVRGRQFFDDLRASLEELEKRGTRLRVVYLESNDDALVRRFESVRRPHPLQGEGRIVDGIAQERDLLRELRGEADLVIDTSDLNVHQLRAKLDAQFADNDEPELRCTVMSFGFKYGLPVDADLVVDCRFLPNPHWVPELRARTGTDADVADYVFQQPGAKEFLNGYAELLRIVTEGYRREGKRYMTLAVGCTGGKHRSVAMSERLTKRLIADGVETVLVHRDMGRE, from the coding sequence GTGACAGTGTCCGACGAAGGCGGTGCCGCCCGGCCGCAGGCCGCCGGAGAGACCGTCCCGGAGCTGGTGATCATCTCCGGCATGTCCGGCGCGGGCCGCAGCACGGCCGCCAAGTGCCTGGAGGACCTGGGCTGGTTCGTGGTCGACAACCTCCCGCCCGCCCTGATCCCGACCATGGTCGACCTCGGCGCCCGCTCCCAGGGCGCGGTGGCCAGGATCGGCGCGGTGGTCGACGTGCGCGGCCGGCAGTTCTTCGACGACCTGCGGGCCTCGCTGGAGGAGCTGGAGAAGCGCGGCACCCGGCTGCGGGTGGTCTACCTGGAGTCCAACGACGACGCCCTGGTCCGCCGCTTCGAGAGCGTGCGCCGCCCGCACCCGCTGCAGGGCGAGGGCCGGATCGTGGACGGCATCGCCCAGGAGCGCGACCTGCTGCGCGAGCTGCGCGGCGAGGCCGACCTGGTGATCGACACCTCCGACCTCAACGTGCACCAGCTGCGGGCCAAGCTGGACGCCCAGTTCGCCGACAACGACGAGCCCGAACTGCGCTGCACCGTGATGTCCTTCGGCTTCAAGTACGGCCTGCCGGTGGACGCCGACCTGGTGGTGGACTGCCGGTTCCTGCCCAATCCGCACTGGGTCCCGGAGCTGCGGGCACGAACCGGTACGGATGCGGACGTCGCGGACTACGTCTTCCAGCAGCCCGGTGCCAAGGAGTTCCTGAACGGTTACGCCGAGTTGCTGCGGATCGTCACCGAGGGCTACCGCAGGGAGGGTAAGCGGTACATGACGCTTGCCGTAGGCTGCACCGGTGGCAAGCATCGCAGCGTCGCCATGTCGGAGCGGCTGACGAAACGTCTGATCGCCGACGGCGTGGAGACGGTCCTGGTGCACCGCGACATGGGACGGGAGTAG
- the whiA gene encoding DNA-binding protein WhiA, which translates to MAMTAAVKDEISRLPVTRACCRKAEVSAILRFAGGLHIVSGRIVIEAELDTGIAARRLRKDLLEIFGHSSELVVMAPSGLRRGSRYVVRVIKDGELLARQTGLVDGRGRPIRGLPPAVVSGATCDAEAAWRGAFLAHGSLTEPGRSSSLEITCPGSEAALALVGAARRLGIPAKAREVRGADRVVIRDGDAIGALLTRLGAHESVLAWEERRLRREVRATANRLANFDDANLRRSARAAVAAGARVQRALEILGDEVPEHLAAAGQLRMQHKQASLEELGALADPPLTKDAVAGRIRRLLAMADKRALELGLPSTEANLTEEMALS; encoded by the coding sequence ATGGCGATGACGGCAGCGGTGAAGGACGAAATCAGCCGGCTCCCTGTCACCCGGGCCTGCTGTCGAAAGGCCGAGGTGTCGGCGATCCTGCGATTCGCGGGCGGACTGCACATTGTGAGCGGTCGGATCGTGATCGAGGCGGAGCTGGACACCGGCATTGCGGCCCGGCGACTGCGCAAGGACCTGCTGGAGATCTTCGGTCACTCCTCCGAACTGGTGGTGATGGCCCCCAGCGGGCTGCGGCGCGGCAGCCGGTACGTGGTCCGGGTGATCAAGGACGGCGAGTTGCTGGCCCGGCAGACCGGGCTGGTGGACGGCCGGGGTCGGCCGATCCGGGGCCTGCCGCCGGCGGTGGTCTCCGGGGCGACCTGCGACGCCGAGGCGGCCTGGCGCGGGGCCTTCCTGGCGCACGGTTCGCTCACCGAGCCGGGCCGGTCCTCCTCGCTGGAGATCACCTGCCCCGGCTCCGAGGCGGCACTCGCGCTGGTCGGCGCCGCCCGCCGGCTCGGCATCCCGGCCAAGGCCCGCGAGGTGCGCGGCGCGGACCGGGTGGTGATCCGCGACGGTGACGCGATCGGCGCGCTGCTCACCCGGCTCGGCGCGCACGAGTCGGTGCTGGCCTGGGAGGAGCGCCGGCTGCGCCGCGAGGTGCGCGCCACCGCCAACCGGCTGGCCAACTTCGACGACGCCAACCTGCGCCGTTCGGCCCGCGCCGCGGTCGCCGCCGGTGCCCGGGTGCAGCGGGCGCTGGAGATCCTCGGCGACGAGGTGCCCGAGCACCTCGCGGCGGCCGGCCAGTTGCGGATGCAGCACAAGCAGGCCTCGCTGGAGGAGCTCGGCGCGCTCGCCGACCCGCCGCTGACCAAGGACGCGGTGGCCGGCCGGATCCGCCGCCTGCTCGCGATGGCCGACAAGCGGGCGCTGGAGCTCGGCCTGCCGAGCACCGAGGCCAACCTGACCGAGGAGATGGCCCTCTCCTGA
- the uvrA gene encoding excinuclease ABC subunit UvrA, which translates to MADRLIVRGAREHNLKNVSLDLPRDSLIVFTGLSGSGKSSLAFDTIFAEGQRRYVESLSSYARQFLGQMDKPDVDFIEGLSPAVSIDQKSTNRNPRSTVGTITEVYDYLRLLFARVGKPHCPHCGRPIAKQSPQAIVDKVLALAEGTRFQVLSPVVRERKGEFADLFADLQSKGYARARVDGETVQLTEPPKLKKQEKHTIEVVIDRLTVKESAKRRLTDSVETALKLSGGMVVLDFVDLDAADPERERMYSEHLYCPYDDVSFEELEPRSFSFNSPFGACPECTGLGSRLEVDPELVVPDDEKSLDEGAIHPWAGGHAREYYGHLIDALATEIGFRTDIPWAGLPVRAKKALLHGHKAKVEVRYNNRFGKSRSWVTGYEGVIPFVRRKHAEAETDTGRDRFEGYMREVACPTCQGTRLKPVVLAVTVQGKSIAEVAAMSISDCAEFLSGMKLTARDKKIAERVLKEVNERLRFLVDVGLDYLSLNRAAGTLSGGEAQRIRLATQIGSGLVGVLYVLDEPSIGLHQRDNHRLIETLVRLRDIGNTLIVVEHDEDTIKAADWVVDIGPGAGEHGGRVVHSGALKELLANKESLTGQYLSGKRSIPIPEVRRPRDKKRQIVVQGARENNLKDLTVGFPLGTFTAITGVSGSGKSTLVNDILYSHLARELNGARSVPGRHTRVTGTELVDKVVHVDQSPIGRTPRSNPATYTGVFDHVRKLFAETAEAKVRGYLQGRFSFNVKGGRCETCSGDGTIKIEMNFLPDVYVPCEVCHGARYNRETLEVHYKGKSIAEVLDMPIEEGLHFFEAVPAIARHLRTLNDVGLGYVRLGQSAPTLSGGEAQRVKLAAELQKRSTGRTVYVLDEPTTGLHFEDISKLIKVLSGLVEKGNTVIVIEHNLDVIKTADWVVDMGPEGGSGGGTVIAEGTPEQVAAVTSSHTGKFLRDLLGDRVSDEAPVPAPRSPRKRAAAKK; encoded by the coding sequence GTGGCCGACCGCCTCATCGTCCGCGGTGCTCGCGAGCACAACCTCAAGAACGTCTCGCTCGACCTGCCCCGCGACTCCCTGATCGTCTTCACGGGGCTGTCCGGGTCCGGCAAGTCCTCGTTGGCCTTCGACACCATCTTCGCCGAGGGCCAGCGCCGCTACGTCGAGTCGCTGTCCTCCTACGCCCGGCAGTTCCTGGGCCAGATGGACAAGCCCGACGTCGACTTCATCGAGGGCCTCTCCCCGGCCGTCTCGATCGACCAGAAGTCGACCAACCGCAACCCGCGCTCCACCGTCGGCACCATCACCGAGGTGTACGACTACCTGCGCCTGCTCTTCGCCCGGGTCGGCAAGCCGCACTGCCCGCACTGCGGGCGCCCGATCGCCAAGCAGTCCCCGCAGGCGATCGTGGACAAGGTGCTGGCGCTGGCCGAGGGCACCCGGTTCCAGGTGCTCAGCCCGGTGGTGCGCGAGCGCAAGGGCGAGTTCGCCGACCTCTTCGCCGACCTGCAGTCCAAGGGCTACGCCCGGGCCCGGGTGGACGGCGAGACGGTGCAGCTGACCGAGCCGCCCAAGCTCAAGAAGCAGGAGAAGCACACCATCGAGGTGGTGATCGACCGCCTCACCGTCAAGGAGAGCGCCAAGCGCCGGCTGACCGACTCGGTGGAGACGGCGCTCAAGCTCTCCGGCGGCATGGTGGTGCTCGACTTCGTCGACCTCGACGCCGCGGACCCCGAGCGCGAGCGGATGTACTCCGAGCACCTCTACTGCCCCTACGACGACGTCTCCTTCGAGGAGTTGGAGCCGCGCTCGTTCTCCTTCAACTCCCCGTTCGGCGCCTGTCCGGAGTGCACGGGCCTGGGCAGCCGGCTGGAGGTCGACCCCGAGCTGGTCGTCCCCGACGACGAGAAGTCGCTGGACGAGGGCGCCATCCACCCCTGGGCCGGCGGCCACGCCCGGGAGTACTACGGCCACTTGATCGACGCGCTCGCGACCGAGATCGGCTTCCGCACCGACATCCCGTGGGCCGGGCTGCCGGTCCGGGCCAAGAAGGCGCTGCTGCACGGCCACAAGGCCAAGGTCGAGGTGCGCTACAACAACCGCTTCGGCAAGTCCCGCTCCTGGGTCACCGGGTACGAGGGCGTGATCCCGTTCGTCCGGCGCAAGCACGCCGAGGCGGAGACGGACACCGGGCGCGACCGCTTCGAGGGCTACATGCGCGAGGTGGCCTGCCCGACCTGCCAGGGCACCCGGCTCAAGCCGGTGGTGCTCGCGGTCACCGTGCAGGGCAAGTCGATCGCCGAGGTCGCGGCGATGTCGATCAGCGACTGCGCCGAGTTCCTCAGCGGGATGAAGCTGACCGCCCGGGACAAGAAGATCGCCGAGCGGGTGCTGAAGGAGGTCAACGAGCGGCTGCGCTTCCTGGTCGACGTCGGCCTGGACTACCTCTCGCTGAACCGCGCGGCCGGCACCCTGTCCGGCGGCGAGGCGCAGCGGATCCGGCTCGCCACCCAGATCGGCTCCGGCCTGGTCGGCGTGCTCTACGTGCTGGACGAGCCCTCGATCGGCCTGCACCAGCGCGACAACCACCGCCTGATCGAGACCCTGGTCCGGCTGCGCGACATCGGCAACACGCTGATCGTGGTGGAGCACGACGAGGACACCATCAAGGCCGCGGACTGGGTGGTGGACATCGGCCCCGGCGCCGGCGAGCACGGCGGCAGGGTGGTGCACTCCGGCGCGCTCAAGGAGCTGCTCGCCAACAAGGAGTCGCTGACCGGCCAGTACCTCTCCGGCAAGCGCTCGATCCCGATCCCCGAGGTGCGCCGCCCGCGTGACAAGAAGCGCCAGATCGTGGTCCAGGGCGCCCGCGAGAACAACCTGAAGGACCTCACGGTCGGCTTCCCGCTCGGCACCTTCACCGCGATCACCGGCGTCTCCGGCTCGGGCAAGTCGACGCTGGTCAACGACATCCTCTACAGCCACCTGGCCCGCGAGCTGAACGGCGCGCGCAGCGTGCCCGGCCGGCACACCCGGGTCACCGGCACCGAGCTGGTGGACAAGGTGGTGCACGTCGACCAGTCGCCGATCGGCCGCACCCCGCGCTCCAACCCGGCCACCTACACCGGCGTCTTCGACCACGTCCGCAAGCTCTTCGCGGAGACCGCCGAGGCGAAGGTGCGCGGCTACCTGCAGGGCCGGTTCTCCTTCAACGTCAAGGGCGGCCGCTGCGAGACCTGCTCCGGCGACGGCACCATCAAGATCGAGATGAACTTCCTGCCGGACGTCTACGTCCCGTGCGAGGTCTGCCACGGCGCCCGGTACAACCGGGAGACCCTGGAGGTGCACTACAAGGGCAAGTCCATCGCCGAGGTGCTGGACATGCCGATCGAGGAGGGGCTGCACTTCTTCGAGGCGGTCCCGGCGATCGCCCGCCACCTGCGCACCCTCAACGACGTGGGCCTGGGCTACGTGCGGCTGGGCCAGAGCGCGCCGACCCTCTCCGGCGGCGAGGCGCAGCGCGTCAAGCTCGCCGCCGAGCTGCAGAAGCGCTCCACCGGCCGGACCGTCTACGTGCTGGACGAGCCGACCACCGGTCTGCACTTCGAGGACATCAGCAAGCTGATCAAGGTGCTCTCCGGGCTGGTCGAGAAGGGCAACACGGTGATCGTCATCGAGCACAACCTCGATGTGATCAAGACCGCCGACTGGGTGGTGGACATGGGTCCCGAGGGCGGCAGCGGCGGTGGCACGGTGATCGCCGAGGGCACCCCGGAGCAGGTGGCCGCGGTGACGTCCAGTCACACCGGCAAGTTCCTGCGGGACCTCCTCGGCGACCGGGTGAGCGACGAGGCCCCGGTGCCCGCGCCGCGCTCGCCCCGCAAGCGGGCGGCGGCCAAGAAGTAG
- a CDS encoding Rieske (2Fe-2S) protein, with product MSQATGSTEPTTTRRTLLCCGAAVLAGGSALAVAGCGPSNSIAKGDSKSSSSGPVDLGPATAVPVGGGKVFADQRIVVTQPSAGQYKAFSARCTHAGCLVDQVKDNLIQCPCHGSRFNVADGSVADGPAPSPLPSYQVTVTGGNLSVTTA from the coding sequence ATGTCCCAGGCCACCGGGTCCACCGAGCCCACCACCACCCGCCGTACCCTGCTCTGCTGCGGCGCGGCCGTCCTGGCGGGCGGCTCCGCGCTCGCGGTGGCCGGCTGCGGGCCGAGCAACAGCATCGCCAAGGGCGACAGCAAGAGCTCCTCGTCCGGCCCGGTCGACCTCGGCCCGGCCACCGCGGTGCCGGTGGGCGGCGGCAAGGTCTTCGCCGACCAGCGGATCGTGGTCACCCAGCCGAGCGCCGGCCAGTACAAGGCGTTCAGCGCCCGCTGCACGCACGCCGGCTGCCTGGTCGACCAGGTCAAGGACAACCTGATCCAGTGCCCGTGCCACGGCAGCCGCTTCAACGTCGCCGACGGCTCGGTGGCCGACGGTCCCGCCCCCTCCCCGCTGCCCTCCTACCAGGTCACGGTGACGGGCGGGAACCTCTCGGTCACCACGGCCTGA